Proteins from one Ketobacter alkanivorans genomic window:
- a CDS encoding TetR/AcrR family transcriptional regulator, giving the protein MNLEIPAALLKEDEDSTNQRILDSARSLYIEYGLRRTTMEDVAKQAGMGRATLYRRFSEKDHLFKAVILRDLQRHLVIIENAIRDMNSALDGLLEAFVQFCGLINANELLQRLLKSEPDHVLPYLTTDFEAIMMFARQYLSMQLQRGQKLGHIKASDPAITAEMLLRLTQSLMLSPKGVIDPASEKSLRQFVENYLRPLLTP; this is encoded by the coding sequence GTGAATCTTGAGATACCTGCAGCCCTGCTAAAAGAGGATGAGGACAGCACTAACCAACGGATTCTGGATAGCGCCCGATCACTATACATTGAATACGGCTTACGCCGCACGACCATGGAAGATGTGGCCAAACAGGCGGGGATGGGCAGGGCTACTCTGTACCGTCGCTTCAGTGAGAAAGACCATCTGTTCAAGGCGGTAATACTGCGTGATTTGCAGCGCCATCTGGTGATCATTGAAAACGCCATCAGAGATATGAATTCTGCATTGGATGGGCTGCTGGAGGCGTTTGTGCAGTTTTGTGGCCTGATCAATGCCAACGAGTTGTTGCAGCGTCTGCTTAAATCCGAGCCTGATCATGTGCTTCCGTACCTCACCACCGACTTCGAAGCCATCATGATGTTCGCTCGACAATACCTTTCCATGCAGCTGCAGCGCGGCCAGAAACTGGGCCACATCAAGGCCAGTGACCCGGCAATTACCGCTGAAATGCTGCTGCGTCTTACCCAGTCGTTGATGCTGAGCCCCAAGGGTGTAATTGATCCTGCCAGCGAAAAGAGTCTGCGTCAGTTTGTTGAAAATTATCTTCGCCCACTTCTAACTCCCTGA
- a CDS encoding oxygenase MpaB family protein: MNQAAQVQEKQHKNAPQPLGPESSTWRDFGSYLFHLMLPQAFVLQSAHPVIDAAVSKDKKYKYDPWGRAKGSVKLLWPVVYSRPEKAIEMGHRLREMHRQIKGVDKDGNKYHALDPEAYSWVHITGFDATLRMFEYFGRPVSREERARIFDEWKQMGSLLGIPDRNIPQTEDEYWKHFDYIIEERLIWGEVLDDLMDPAFYGNYPRPEEMKYLPMPIFRLLMGTMGWLMHKVTVATLPQNFRRKFNVEYTKSDQRFFKLFAWAVRTFYPLVPERMRYIPLAWKAIKDSRNHPDAYEHDYTDTNTNELVIS; this comes from the coding sequence GTGAATCAAGCTGCCCAGGTACAGGAAAAACAACATAAAAACGCCCCGCAACCACTGGGCCCGGAATCCAGCACGTGGCGGGATTTTGGATCATATCTGTTTCACTTGATGCTACCTCAGGCCTTTGTCTTGCAGTCGGCGCATCCAGTTATAGACGCTGCCGTCTCCAAGGATAAAAAATACAAGTACGATCCCTGGGGGCGAGCCAAGGGTTCGGTAAAGCTGTTGTGGCCTGTTGTTTATTCGCGCCCGGAGAAAGCCATTGAGATGGGCCACCGTCTGCGGGAGATGCATCGTCAGATCAAAGGCGTCGATAAAGACGGCAACAAATACCATGCCTTGGATCCCGAGGCCTATTCCTGGGTTCACATCACAGGCTTTGATGCCACGCTGCGGATGTTCGAATATTTCGGTCGTCCGGTCAGTCGTGAAGAGCGGGCGAGGATATTTGATGAATGGAAGCAGATGGGGTCTTTGCTGGGCATTCCCGATCGCAACATTCCCCAAACCGAAGACGAATACTGGAAGCACTTCGACTACATCATTGAGGAACGCCTGATCTGGGGCGAGGTGCTGGACGATCTGATGGATCCCGCTTTCTATGGAAACTATCCACGCCCGGAAGAAATGAAATACCTGCCCATGCCTATTTTCAGGCTGTTGATGGGCACCATGGGGTGGTTGATGCATAAGGTGACTGTGGCGACTTTGCCGCAGAATTTCCGCCGCAAGTTTAATGTCGAATACACTAAATCCGATCAACGCTTCTTTAAGTTGTTTGCTTGGGCTGTGCGTACCTTCTACCCGTTGGTGCCTGAGCGCATGCGTTACATCCCGCTTGCCTGGAAAGCCATTAAGGATTCCCGCAACCATCCGGATGCGTATGAGCATGACTATACCGATACCAATACCAATGAGTTGGTGATCTCGTAA
- a CDS encoding class I adenylate-forming enzyme family protein, which produces MPYPRPWLSTYERLGVDWEALPPVPEMTLSDYIRVYGQEYADRIALVYFGVTISYSELDHLADKLAHGLLATGAGKGDVLAIQLPNTPQYVLALIAAARIGMKVTSVSALLTPPEVIHQCNDAKAKVLLTLDAIFNATQAALAGKIPSLQAVIVSSATEMLPGMPNATLCTTQLGDAAVEGLDAVLARADTGHIRVAVDLDDVLYLQYTGGTTGKPKGAQLSSRNILANNIQADVFYGYRKGKETVASAFPLFHIGGAAVLFNALCTASTFLVIADPRNIEQFCQEMKSFPPTILANVPALFQMLVNAPAFQQLDWSSLRVAVSGAAPFSVDEIKRLEAVVGAGKFCEVYGMTETAPVQTLNPASAFKPGYVGIPLPGTDLRIVDPESGENLPLGAPGEVVVSGPQVMSGYLAMPEASAESLREYEGKRWMHTGDIGFLDEEGYLKICDRSKDMLIVGGYKVFSVELESKLQSLPFVEMSAVVGRPDQERPGNDVVQVYVQRNDAEPRNDAKQKAAIIEFCRANMAPYKVPKEVFFVDAIPLTSVGKIDKKALRVT; this is translated from the coding sequence ATGCCGTATCCTCGGCCTTGGCTTTCAACCTATGAGCGGTTGGGTGTGGATTGGGAGGCGTTGCCACCGGTTCCGGAAATGACGTTGTCGGATTACATCCGGGTTTATGGTCAGGAGTATGCTGATCGCATTGCGTTAGTGTACTTTGGCGTCACCATTTCTTATTCCGAACTGGATCATCTGGCGGATAAGCTGGCCCACGGCTTGCTGGCGACGGGTGCCGGGAAGGGAGATGTGCTGGCGATTCAGTTGCCCAACACGCCGCAGTATGTGTTGGCATTGATTGCCGCTGCCCGTATCGGTATGAAAGTCACCAGTGTGTCGGCGTTATTGACGCCGCCAGAAGTGATTCACCAATGCAACGATGCCAAAGCCAAGGTTTTACTGACTCTGGATGCCATCTTTAACGCAACTCAGGCTGCGTTGGCGGGTAAGATCCCCAGCTTGCAAGCGGTGATCGTCTCCAGTGCGACGGAGATGTTGCCGGGTATGCCGAATGCAACACTCTGCACAACTCAGTTGGGTGATGCTGCGGTGGAGGGATTGGACGCTGTGCTGGCCCGGGCGGACACTGGCCATATACGGGTAGCAGTGGATCTGGATGACGTGCTGTATCTGCAGTATACCGGTGGCACCACGGGTAAACCCAAAGGTGCACAATTGTCATCCCGTAATATCCTTGCCAATAATATTCAGGCCGATGTGTTTTACGGTTACCGCAAAGGTAAGGAAACGGTGGCCTCTGCGTTCCCGTTGTTTCATATCGGTGGTGCGGCAGTGTTGTTTAATGCCTTGTGTACCGCATCGACATTCTTAGTGATTGCAGATCCCCGCAACATTGAACAGTTTTGTCAGGAGATGAAATCATTTCCGCCCACTATTTTGGCGAATGTACCTGCGTTGTTCCAGATGCTGGTGAACGCTCCAGCCTTCCAGCAGTTGGACTGGTCGTCGCTGCGGGTGGCGGTTTCCGGTGCAGCGCCATTCAGTGTTGATGAAATAAAACGTCTGGAAGCGGTGGTAGGAGCGGGAAAATTCTGCGAAGTGTACGGTATGACGGAAACAGCGCCGGTGCAGACTCTGAACCCGGCCAGTGCCTTCAAACCAGGATACGTGGGTATTCCTCTGCCGGGTACCGACTTGCGCATTGTTGATCCCGAAAGCGGTGAGAATCTGCCGTTAGGAGCCCCGGGTGAGGTGGTGGTGTCTGGCCCTCAGGTGATGTCCGGTTATCTGGCCATGCCAGAGGCGAGCGCTGAATCCCTGCGCGAGTACGAAGGCAAGCGCTGGATGCACACGGGGGATATAGGGTTTCTGGATGAAGAGGGCTATCTGAAAATCTGCGATCGGAGTAAGGATATGCTGATCGTTGGTGGCTACAAGGTGTTTTCTGTGGAGCTGGAATCCAAGCTGCAGTCTCTGCCTTTTGTGGAGATGAGTGCGGTAGTAGGGCGGCCGGATCAGGAGCGACCCGGCAACGATGTGGTGCAGGTGTATGTGCAGCGCAATGACGCCGAGCCACGGAACGATGCTAAGCAAAAAGCGGCCATCATTGAGTTTTGTCGCGCCAATATGGCGCCTTACAAAGTGCCCAAGGAAGTGTTCTTTGTCGATGCCATCCCGCTTACTTCCGTGGGCAAGATAGATAAGAAAGCACTGCGGGTAACCTAG
- a CDS encoding 6-phosphofructokinase, whose amino-acid sequence MATKNAFYAQSGGVTAVINASACGVIEAARKHPDKIGKVYAGHNGIIGALTEDLIDTSHESDDTIAALKHTPGGAFGSCRYKLRSFEENQREYERLVEVFKAHDIGYFFYNGGGDSQDTAHKVSQISEKMGYPITCIGIPKTVDNDLPFTDCSPGFGSVAKYVAVSIREGALDVASMCESSTKIFIMEVMGRHAGWIAASGALAREESADAPQIIVFPEIPFEQEAFLEKVKHSVKRDGFCAIVVSEGAQRRDGTFLADSGGKDAFGHTQLGGVAPYLAQLIKKELGYKYHWALSDYLQRAARHIASATDVDHAYAMGQAAVEFAIEGKNAIMPIIVRNPGEEYSWSVGQANLADVANVEQKMPRDFISECGFDITPKCRDYLLPLIQGESYPPYKNGIPMIAKMKKIKVDKVLNTHFSI is encoded by the coding sequence ATGGCGACGAAAAACGCATTCTATGCTCAGTCCGGTGGCGTCACTGCCGTGATCAATGCCAGCGCCTGCGGGGTAATTGAAGCCGCACGCAAGCATCCGGACAAAATCGGCAAGGTCTATGCCGGTCATAATGGCATCATCGGCGCCCTGACTGAAGACCTGATCGACACCAGCCATGAAAGCGATGACACCATCGCCGCCCTCAAACACACCCCCGGCGGTGCCTTCGGTTCCTGTCGTTACAAGTTACGCAGCTTTGAAGAAAACCAGCGCGAGTACGAGCGCCTGGTGGAGGTATTCAAAGCCCATGACATTGGTTACTTTTTCTATAATGGCGGCGGCGACTCTCAGGACACAGCTCATAAGGTCTCCCAGATCTCCGAAAAAATGGGTTACCCCATCACCTGCATCGGCATCCCCAAAACCGTCGACAACGACCTCCCCTTCACCGACTGCAGCCCCGGCTTTGGCTCGGTTGCCAAATACGTAGCCGTTTCGATCCGTGAAGGTGCCCTTGACGTAGCCTCCATGTGCGAATCCTCCACCAAGATATTCATCATGGAAGTAATGGGCCGTCATGCGGGCTGGATCGCAGCGTCCGGCGCTCTGGCACGGGAGGAATCGGCAGACGCACCACAGATTATCGTATTTCCCGAAATTCCATTCGAGCAGGAGGCCTTTCTGGAAAAGGTGAAACACTCGGTAAAACGGGATGGCTTCTGCGCCATAGTGGTATCCGAAGGCGCCCAGCGTCGGGATGGCACCTTTCTGGCGGATTCAGGCGGCAAAGATGCCTTTGGGCATACACAGCTGGGTGGCGTAGCCCCCTATCTGGCGCAACTGATCAAGAAAGAGCTGGGGTATAAATACCACTGGGCCCTGTCAGACTACCTGCAACGGGCGGCCCGCCACATTGCCTCGGCCACCGATGTAGATCACGCCTATGCCATGGGGCAGGCTGCAGTTGAGTTCGCCATTGAAGGTAAGAACGCCATCATGCCCATCATCGTGCGCAACCCTGGCGAAGAATATTCATGGAGCGTTGGGCAAGCTAACCTGGCGGATGTAGCCAACGTGGAACAGAAAATGCCACGCGACTTCATCAGCGAGTGCGGGTTTGATATTACGCCCAAGTGTCGTGACTATCTGTTACCGCTGATACAGGGGGAATCCTATCCCCCTTATAAAAACGGTATTCCCATGATCGCCAAGATGAAAAAGATAAAAGTGGATAAGGTGCTGAACACCCATTTCAGCATCTAG
- the mpl gene encoding UDP-N-acetylmuramate:L-alanyl-gamma-D-glutamyl-meso-diaminopimelate ligase, whose translation MHLHFLGICGTFMGSLALLAKAQGHRVTGSDANVYPPMSTQLQEQGIELIEGYDPAQLEPSPDLVIIGNAMSRGNPAVEYVLDRGLPYTSGPQWLRDHVLQGRWVIAVAGTHGKTTTSSMVTWILEHAGLEPGYLIGGVPMNFEVSARLGKEPFFVIEADEYDSAFFDKRSKFVHYLPRTLVLNNLEYDHADIFEDIKAIQKQFHHVVRTVPGNGLVIHPQSDVYLAEVLASGCWTPVQVIGERGWQAHLLKEDGSSFAVSFEGKAFGTVNWGLTGLHNVNNGLAALAAARHAGVTAEQGVEALCEFGGVKRRMERLGQVGGITVYDDFAHHPTAIKSTLDGLRKQVGSGRIIAVIEPRSNTMRLGVHKPHLAPATAPADEVIWYQPSGMNWDLEPVVHASPVPARVMEDVDLIVEALVQDCQAGDHVVIMSNGGFGGIHQKLLTGLRAKFG comes from the coding sequence ATGCATCTTCATTTTCTGGGAATCTGTGGCACGTTTATGGGTAGCCTGGCGCTGCTGGCCAAGGCGCAAGGGCACCGGGTGACGGGCTCTGACGCCAATGTTTATCCACCCATGAGCACACAACTGCAGGAGCAGGGCATTGAGCTGATCGAAGGCTATGACCCTGCACAGCTAGAGCCGAGCCCTGATCTGGTGATCATCGGTAATGCCATGTCCCGTGGCAACCCGGCGGTGGAATATGTGCTGGATCGAGGGCTGCCTTATACCTCCGGCCCCCAGTGGCTGCGGGATCATGTGCTACAGGGGCGCTGGGTGATCGCGGTGGCCGGCACTCATGGCAAAACCACTACTTCGTCTATGGTGACCTGGATTCTGGAGCACGCAGGGTTGGAGCCTGGTTATCTGATTGGTGGGGTTCCCATGAACTTTGAGGTGTCGGCCCGTTTGGGTAAAGAGCCTTTTTTTGTGATTGAGGCGGATGAGTACGACTCGGCCTTTTTCGATAAACGTTCCAAGTTTGTTCACTATTTGCCGCGAACTCTGGTGCTTAACAATCTGGAATACGATCACGCGGATATTTTTGAGGACATTAAGGCGATCCAGAAGCAGTTCCATCATGTGGTGCGCACGGTGCCGGGCAACGGGCTGGTAATACATCCCCAGTCGGATGTGTATCTGGCAGAGGTGCTGGCCAGTGGCTGCTGGACGCCGGTTCAGGTGATTGGTGAGCGGGGCTGGCAGGCCCACCTCCTGAAAGAGGATGGCTCCAGCTTTGCGGTGTCTTTTGAAGGTAAAGCCTTTGGCACGGTGAACTGGGGGCTTACCGGCCTGCACAATGTGAACAATGGTTTGGCAGCCCTGGCTGCGGCGCGTCATGCGGGGGTCACGGCGGAGCAGGGCGTGGAGGCTCTGTGTGAATTTGGCGGTGTGAAGCGCCGTATGGAGCGGCTTGGGCAGGTAGGGGGCATCACGGTTTACGATGATTTTGCCCATCACCCGACGGCGATAAAAAGCACCCTGGATGGGTTGCGCAAGCAGGTGGGTAGTGGCCGCATCATAGCGGTGATTGAACCTCGCTCGAACACCATGCGTCTTGGTGTACACAAGCCCCATCTGGCACCCGCTACGGCCCCGGCGGATGAGGTGATCTGGTATCAGCCTTCAGGGATGAACTGGGATCTGGAGCCGGTGGTGCATGCCAGCCCTGTACCTGCGAGGGTTATGGAAGATGTCGATTTGATTGTGGAGGCGTTGGTGCAGGATTGCCAGGCAGGCGATCATGTGGTGATTATGAGTAATGGCGGTTTTGGTGGAATACACCAGAAGCTGCTAACAGGGTTGCGAGCCAAATTTGGTTAG
- a CDS encoding PEP-CTERM sorting domain-containing protein has protein sequence MNKLLGSIALSSALLSASAFATPQYTGVTSASLTNSDLTTAGYYIWSDAGSAATSWHIRWTGIGVPQNPVSWYGSIIFANSDLGDATEYQFETGGVYGDSLYETYNNPFLGFGDGVSFTAATNNTGGIDGIDFYLSDEFDLMGFSLGSSAFTLTADDINYLDEAAEAATGIFIGGDFNNPDALVTYNPFEGGYRYQFEIAAVPEPTSIALLGLGLIGLGAARRKSKKA, from the coding sequence ATGAACAAATTACTCGGTTCCATCGCCCTTAGCTCGGCTCTGCTGTCAGCTAGCGCGTTTGCTACCCCCCAATATACTGGCGTAACCTCCGCTAGCCTGACCAACAGTGACCTGACCACTGCCGGTTACTACATCTGGAGCGACGCTGGCAGCGCCGCCACCAGCTGGCACATCCGCTGGACCGGTATTGGCGTACCGCAGAACCCGGTTTCCTGGTACGGCTCCATCATTTTCGCCAACAGCGACCTGGGTGATGCCACTGAATATCAATTCGAAACTGGCGGCGTTTATGGCGACAGCCTGTACGAAACTTACAACAACCCATTCCTGGGTTTTGGTGACGGCGTGAGCTTCACTGCTGCGACCAACAACACTGGCGGCATCGACGGTATCGATTTCTACCTGAGCGACGAATTCGACCTGATGGGCTTCTCTCTGGGTTCCAGCGCATTCACTCTGACTGCTGATGACATCAACTACCTGGATGAAGCAGCTGAAGCCGCTACTGGCATCTTCATCGGTGGGGATTTCAACAACCCTGATGCTCTGGTTACCTACAACCCATTCGAAGGTGGCTACCGTTATCAGTTCGAAATTGCTGCAGTGCCTGAGCCTACTTCAATCGCTCTGCTGGGCCTGGGTCTGATCGGTCTGGGCGCTGCCCGCCGCAAGTCCAAAAAAGCCTAA
- the smrA gene encoding DNA endonuclease SmrA — MADLDDDALFKQELEGVKPLVQNRVSTRASGQGPASAGPTEAQLARREAAASELKRDENLLTTEYVEMVGPHDILEYKRDGVQEGVYRKLRLGKYSVDAVLDLHRKTVEQSRQEVFGFIKDCTRLGLRTVMILHGKGDRSQQPALLKSYVNKWLPNLPQVMAFHSAQRQHGGAGAVYILLRKNEEQKQANRERHLRGR; from the coding sequence ATGGCGGATTTGGATGATGATGCTCTGTTCAAGCAGGAGCTTGAGGGTGTTAAGCCGCTGGTGCAGAACCGGGTGTCCACTCGAGCTTCTGGCCAAGGCCCGGCCAGCGCAGGCCCAACGGAGGCCCAATTGGCCCGTCGGGAGGCGGCGGCCAGTGAGTTGAAGCGGGATGAAAATCTACTCACCACTGAATATGTGGAGATGGTGGGGCCTCACGATATTCTGGAATACAAGCGAGATGGCGTTCAGGAGGGGGTTTATCGCAAGCTCCGGTTGGGTAAGTACAGCGTGGACGCCGTGCTGGATCTGCACCGTAAGACGGTGGAGCAGTCTCGTCAGGAGGTATTTGGTTTTATTAAGGACTGCACACGCTTGGGGTTGCGCACCGTGATGATCCTGCATGGCAAGGGGGATCGCAGTCAGCAACCGGCGTTGCTAAAGAGCTACGTCAATAAGTGGTTGCCGAACCTGCCACAGGTTATGGCCTTCCATAGTGCTCAGCGTCAGCATGGCGGCGCAGGGGCTGTTTATATTTTGCTGCGTAAGAATGAGGAGCAAAAGCAAGCCAACCGCGAACGCCATTTACGAGGCCGTTAA
- a CDS encoding hybrid sensor histidine kinase/response regulator: protein MQCSPWTPPTNDGKAPYSTLFLMLLMLLMLCGLSTQAYCQITIHNQFTSQPAGLHAQLFLDREHSIQLYDAMTLPDELWITPQTETTSFGFSPDRLWLKLPIANNSDHTQRLGLEIAYPVLDLINAYVTQDGFVQAQYSMGDTFYFEQRPVDFRNFIVPFQLPPGETITLYLSIDTEGTLQAPITLWDMDHFFEKQQPALVAHGLYFGIMLVMILYNLFIYISIRHITYLYYTVAALACATINASMQGLGFQFVWASWPELNAVSIPASIAVFGISSKLFSITLLNMPTTAPTLYKLKLGIIVGYSLTLISLFFMPYHSTIRIVMLVGVCSILLGTYTGLYLFLKGHRIARFYLLAWSCLFGALFLTALSKAGVIPSSHFIEHSLQYGSALEVILLSFAMADRINQERTAKRKAEQLAIISEKRASDEASRYLELKYQKELDELKTRQEIIQAQAESKAKSEFLATMSHEIRTPMNGVLGMTELLRETHLDPNQRHYLNVVSSSGKALLNIINDILDYSKITAGKMEIEQIDFDLDQLCLECASVFSLTAERKHLELVSSLEPGTPALIKSDPSRLRQIIINLLGNAFKFTNTGHVSLRVMQQDPLCEGQLTLRFEVRDTGVGIAPEKQQMLFSAFNQLGNSVSREYGGTGLGLSISKRLAHLMGGQIGVESRQGEGSCFWFTIQCQPADAQFSRQHIVPLTSLGALKLLIVDDSPEFTHVLQEQTAAWGAHPEVAHYGEQALEKLKAATAAGAPFNVITMDMNMSGMNGLECARQIHAAGDIANCYCILLTAMNSTPSQPELEAAGIDIAMKKPASAHALRQAILNLLQGRTEPQATNGQLLSTAFNGKTVLVAEDNSVNQLVIVGMLKKLGLKCEVADNGEQALTLFTQRANHFDLVFMDCEMPVMDGYSTCRKIREHEAKLNLPPTPVIALTAHAMPEHKTRALEAGMDAHIPKPVELLTVQETLIEFLISDDPASRSA from the coding sequence ATGCAGTGTTCGCCTTGGACGCCGCCAACCAACGACGGCAAGGCCCCTTATTCGACGCTATTTCTGATGCTGTTGATGCTGTTGATGCTGTGCGGCCTCAGCACTCAAGCTTATTGCCAAATCACAATCCATAACCAATTCACCAGCCAGCCTGCGGGCCTGCACGCACAACTGTTCCTTGATCGCGAACACAGCATTCAACTCTACGATGCCATGACCCTGCCAGATGAGCTGTGGATCACCCCCCAGACTGAAACAACCTCGTTTGGGTTCAGCCCTGACCGGCTCTGGCTGAAACTGCCCATTGCCAACAACTCCGACCATACCCAGCGACTGGGCCTGGAAATCGCCTACCCGGTTCTGGATTTGATCAACGCCTACGTTACCCAGGATGGCTTCGTACAGGCCCAGTATTCCATGGGGGACACGTTCTATTTTGAGCAACGCCCGGTGGACTTCCGCAATTTCATCGTGCCTTTTCAACTGCCACCGGGCGAGACCATCACCCTCTATCTGAGTATCGACACAGAAGGGACTTTACAAGCCCCCATCACTCTATGGGATATGGATCATTTCTTTGAGAAACAACAACCCGCACTGGTGGCCCATGGGCTGTACTTTGGCATCATGCTGGTGATGATTCTGTACAACCTGTTTATCTACATCAGTATCCGCCACATTACCTACCTCTATTACACCGTTGCGGCACTCGCCTGTGCCACCATTAATGCCTCTATGCAGGGACTGGGCTTTCAATTTGTATGGGCATCCTGGCCGGAGCTGAATGCTGTATCCATACCTGCCAGCATCGCCGTGTTTGGTATCAGTTCTAAACTGTTCTCCATCACTTTGCTGAATATGCCCACCACCGCACCCACCCTGTACAAGCTCAAACTGGGCATTATTGTCGGTTATAGTCTGACGCTGATCAGCCTGTTCTTCATGCCATATCACAGCACCATTCGCATTGTGATGCTGGTGGGAGTGTGCAGCATCCTGTTGGGCACCTATACCGGCCTGTATCTCTTTCTTAAAGGTCATCGTATTGCCCGTTTTTATCTGCTGGCCTGGTCATGCCTGTTTGGGGCTTTGTTCCTCACTGCCCTCAGTAAAGCCGGCGTGATTCCCAGTTCTCATTTTATCGAACACTCGCTGCAATACGGCTCGGCGCTGGAAGTGATCCTGTTGTCCTTTGCGATGGCTGATCGCATTAATCAGGAGCGCACCGCCAAACGCAAAGCCGAACAGCTCGCCATAATAAGTGAGAAGCGCGCCAGCGATGAAGCCAGCCGCTACCTGGAATTGAAATATCAGAAAGAATTGGATGAACTGAAAACCCGCCAGGAAATCATTCAGGCCCAGGCAGAAAGCAAGGCCAAAAGTGAGTTTTTGGCCACCATGAGCCACGAAATTCGCACCCCCATGAACGGCGTGCTGGGTATGACTGAACTGCTCAGGGAAACGCACCTTGATCCAAACCAGCGCCATTATTTGAACGTCGTCTCCAGCTCTGGCAAGGCGCTGCTTAATATCATCAATGACATCCTGGATTACTCCAAAATCACTGCAGGCAAGATGGAGATCGAGCAAATCGATTTCGATCTGGATCAGCTGTGCCTGGAATGCGCCTCGGTTTTCTCCCTCACTGCCGAACGTAAGCACCTGGAGCTGGTGTCCTCACTGGAACCGGGCACCCCTGCGCTCATAAAATCAGATCCATCCAGACTGCGCCAAATCATCATCAACCTACTGGGCAACGCATTTAAATTCACCAATACCGGCCACGTCAGTCTGCGCGTCATGCAGCAGGATCCCCTCTGCGAAGGTCAACTCACCCTGCGTTTTGAAGTGCGCGACACCGGCGTGGGCATCGCGCCGGAAAAACAACAAATGCTGTTCAGCGCCTTCAACCAGTTAGGCAACAGTGTTTCCCGTGAATACGGGGGCACAGGGCTGGGGTTAAGCATATCAAAGCGTCTGGCCCATTTGATGGGCGGCCAAATTGGGGTTGAGAGCCGCCAGGGTGAGGGCAGCTGTTTTTGGTTCACCATACAGTGCCAACCGGCGGATGCTCAGTTCAGCAGGCAGCATATTGTCCCCCTGACATCGCTGGGAGCCTTAAAGTTACTGATTGTGGATGATTCGCCGGAGTTTACCCATGTGCTTCAGGAGCAAACCGCAGCCTGGGGTGCTCACCCGGAAGTGGCGCACTATGGCGAGCAGGCGCTGGAAAAACTGAAAGCCGCCACTGCGGCCGGAGCGCCGTTCAACGTTATCACTATGGACATGAACATGTCGGGCATGAACGGCCTTGAATGCGCCCGCCAAATTCACGCCGCCGGTGACATTGCCAACTGTTATTGCATACTGCTCACGGCCATGAATTCCACCCCGTCTCAACCGGAACTGGAGGCAGCCGGCATCGATATCGCCATGAAAAAGCCAGCCTCTGCCCACGCCCTGCGCCAAGCGATACTGAACCTGCTGCAAGGCCGCACCGAGCCGCAGGCCACCAATGGGCAGCTACTGAGCACTGCTTTCAATGGCAAAACCGTACTGGTAGCCGAAGACAACAGCGTAAATCAGCTGGTGATTGTGGGGATGCTGAAAAAACTGGGGCTGAAGTGTGAAGTGGCAGACAACGGAGAGCAGGCGCTGACGCTGTTTACACAACGGGCCAACCACTTCGACCTGGTATTTATGGATTGCGAAATGCCGGTGATGGACGGCTACAGCACCTGCCGTAAGATTCGAGAGCATGAAGCAAAACTGAACCTACCGCCCACTCCGGTCATTGCGCTGACCGCTCACGCCATGCCAGAACATAAGACCCGAGCCTTGGAGGCCGGTATGGATGCTCACATCCCCAAGCCTGTCGAACTGCTCACCGTCCAGGAAACATTGATCGAGTTTCTGATCTCAGACGACCCCGCCAGCCGCAGCGCCTGA